One genomic window of Hydra vulgaris chromosome 03, alternate assembly HydraT2T_AEP includes the following:
- the LOC136077831 gene encoding uncharacterized protein LOC136077831 has product MELCVDINSSLTKMVAPSISQEISDTVLDYLNINGGIVSLKNPDLVLTNRHFLQICKEKDKFNLTWPNLSVFFTSLFKYPISRVMLIKCLRKSKDFIAKLNRAKNFDLTKYFLSSALSFIGAFPDVVGLSPSDACSTPTSIHNSEIVPNQITVFVSSDLNLQIANDDFLCSVTLNSVVYTSLGDDSEFSS; this is encoded by the exons ATGGAGTTGT gtGTTGACATTAACAGTAGTCTCACCAAAATGGTTGCTCCATCTATAAGTCAAGAAA tCTCTGACACTGTTTTGgattatctaaatattaatggAGGCATTGTATCCCTCAAAAATCCAGATTTGGTTTTAACCAATCgccattttttacaaatttgtaaagaaaaagataaatttaacttGACATGGCCGAATCTTTCAGTATTTTTTACATCCTTGTTTAAATACCCTATATCTAGAGTTATGCTGATCAAGTGCCTTCGAAAGTCAAAAGAtttcattgcaaaattaaatcgtgccaaaaattttgatttaacaaagtattttttaagttcTGCTTTATCTTTTATTGGTGCTTTTCCGGATGTTGTTGGTTTGTCACCTTCTGATGCTTGTTCTACCCCAACTTCTATCCACAATAGTGAAATTGTTCCAAATCAAATTACTGTTTTTGTATCTTCTGATTTAAACTTGCAAATTGCTAATGATGATTTTTTGTGTTCTGTTACCTTAAACTCTGTTGTATACACCTCTTTAGGAGATGATTCTGAATTTTCTTCTTGA
- the LOC136078607 gene encoding uncharacterized protein LOC136078607 — protein MIISLQLPSINRQLEDVIRQAKAIKEKRFSFIKYCGPTEALALSYSRSIKLLWKDVDTEKIDQVFIPFNPTNSHWILIHLKVKSEEITVIDPLASNILLNNISHKKSTAVAKEIYKRKFNILNPNVISTQSHCLQKDSYNCGVYVCYYALQLCEGRVYNVAYLCDISCSYLRIYQFYS, from the exons ATGATAATAAGTCTTCAACTTCCATCTATAAACAGACAGTTAGAAGATGTGATTAGACAAGCCAAAGCCATTAAAG aaaaaaggttttcatttataaaatattgtggGCCTACAGAAGCATTAGCATTAAGCTATTCACGAAGTATAAAGCTCTTATGGAAAGATGTTGACACTGAAAAAATAGATCAAGTCTTTATTCCCTTTAATCCAACTAATTCGCATTGGATTTTAATACACCTGAAAGTGAAATCGGAAGAAATAACTGTTATTGATCCACTAgcttcaaatattttgttaaataatatttcacaTAAGAAGTCAACTGCAGTTGCCAAAGAAATTTACAAGCGTAAATTCAACATATTAAACCCTAATGTTATTTCAACACAAAGTCATTGTTTGCAAAAGGATAGTTACAACTGTGGTGTTTATGTATGCTACTATGCATTACAGTTATGTGAAGGTAGAGTTTATAATGTTGCATATTTATGTGACATATCTTGCAGTTATTTGAggatatatcagttttattcCTAA
- the LOC105848832 gene encoding protein phosphatase 1 regulatory subunit 3B-B: MVENIEFKCNGEKVLDVASFHNVEPENLKRFAAIKSKDTLDIQSSVDKEYQTLRSCILISKGDGSNDKVCIKKAKSVHFADSLGKPLKSVKTLFEFDDELEMSLLSLGLHSSSRRSFTTSSVKGNLLGHLTDAKGKFLNFKLPLNERALEEKLNADNICLESVVFREYSIFGTVVVNNICYQKQVSVLYTIDDWKSKENVLSNYISSSSNGKKDIFSFEIVFPSSLKASKIIVKFALCYSTEGNTFWDSNCGKNYEVEYNYLLSEKISDSGFILPSQNFVGWST, translated from the coding sequence atggttgaaaatatagAGTTTAAATGCAATGGCGAGAAAGTCCTGGATGTAGCTAGTTTTCATAATGTTGAACCTGAAAATTTAAAGAGATTTGCTGCTATTAAAAGTAAAGATACTTTAGATATTCAAAGTTCAGTTGATAAAGAATACCAAACTTTAAGATCGTGCATATTAATCTCAAAAGGTGATGGTTCCAATGATAAGGTATGTATAAAGAAAGCTAAAAGTGTTCATTTTGCTGATAGTCTTGGGAAACCTTTAAAGTCAGTAAAAACGTTATTTGAGTTTGACGATGAACTTGAAATGAGTTTACTTAGTTTAGGATTACATAGCTCTTCGCGCCGTTCATTCACAACAAGCTCTGTTAAAGGGAATTTATTAGGACATTTAACTGATGCTAAAggcaagtttttaaattttaaacttccaTTAAATGAAAGAGCtctagaagaaaaattaaatgctgataaTATATGTCTTGAGAGTGTTGTATTTCGTGAATATAGTATATTTGGTACTGTTgtagtaaataatatatgttatcAAAAACAAGTCAGTGTTTTGTACACTATAGATGACTggaaatcaaaagaaaatgtaTTATCAAACTACATTTCAAGTTCCTCAAATGGAAAAAAGgatatattttcatttgaaattgtttttccTTCATCATTAAAAGCTTCTAAAATAATTGTCAAGTTTGCTCTTTGTTATTCTACAGAAGGAAACACATTTTGGGATTCAAATTGTGGAAAAAACTATGAGGTTGAGTATAATTATTTACTCAGTGAAAAGATTTCTGATTCTGGATTTATTTTACCTTCTCAAAATTTCGTTGGCTGgtcaacataa